A DNA window from Bacteroides cellulosilyticus contains the following coding sequences:
- a CDS encoding thiamine pyrophosphate-binding protein — translation MGNFYTDERNVQIVLFLLKANGIKKVVASPGATNITVVASMQNDSFFEMYSAADERSAAYIACGLAAESGEPVVLSCTGATASRNYMPGLTEAFYRKLPLIAITSSKSSSMIAQLVAQVTDRTSPPSDVVKRSVLAGIVKDEDDEWDCMIKINQALSTLKQNGGGPIHINLETTHSDDFSVKELPKARIIKCITVYDQFPEIPSGRIGLFIGSHNRWTDEESERLDRFCASNNAVALCDHTSNYKGKYRVLFSLPLSQDNYIPKLSQFDLLIHIGEISGEYSGLNCLYVKEVWRVNEDGEIRDTFHQLTHVFDMSESSFFEHYIKWDTPMSDSFLTSYKEEYGRMLNKMPEIPFSNIWVAKQLAPRLPENSVLHLGILNTLRSWNFFEIPDSVLSYSNVGGFGIDGCLSTLVGASLVHKDKLYFGLFGDLAFFYDMNVVGNRHVGANLRILLINNGKGVEFRNYNHQAAQFEEAADAFIAAAGHYGNQSPELIKHYAQDLGYEYLCASTKEEFEQVVSRYLTSEITDKPILFEVFTNTEEEKKALKIVRSIESDGSMVIKKALKNAVKQTLGEKAIEQVRKTFKN, via the coding sequence ATGGGTAACTTTTATACGGATGAACGCAATGTTCAAATAGTATTATTTTTATTGAAAGCTAATGGTATTAAAAAGGTAGTTGCCTCTCCCGGTGCAACCAATATTACAGTTGTTGCTAGTATGCAGAATGATTCTTTTTTTGAGATGTATTCTGCGGCTGATGAACGTTCAGCAGCTTATATTGCTTGTGGACTGGCGGCAGAATCTGGGGAACCGGTTGTTTTATCATGTACTGGTGCTACTGCCTCTCGAAATTATATGCCTGGATTGACGGAGGCATTCTACAGAAAATTGCCTTTAATAGCAATAACTTCCTCTAAAAGTTCATCCATGATAGCTCAATTGGTAGCACAGGTAACGGATAGAACATCTCCCCCTAGTGATGTTGTAAAGCGTAGTGTCTTGGCTGGTATTGTAAAAGACGAAGATGATGAATGGGATTGTATGATTAAGATAAATCAAGCTTTGAGCACTCTGAAGCAGAATGGAGGAGGCCCTATTCATATAAATTTGGAAACGACTCATAGTGATGACTTTTCTGTCAAGGAGCTTCCGAAGGCTCGCATTATTAAATGCATTACAGTATATGATCAATTTCCTGAGATACCTAGTGGCAGAATAGGACTGTTTATAGGTTCTCACAATCGCTGGACGGATGAGGAAAGCGAGCGGCTTGATAGATTCTGTGCTTCCAATAATGCTGTGGCTTTATGTGATCATACGAGTAATTATAAGGGTAAATATAGAGTACTTTTTTCTTTACCACTATCTCAAGATAATTATATCCCTAAATTATCTCAGTTTGATTTGCTTATTCATATAGGTGAAATTTCTGGCGAATATTCTGGCTTAAATTGCTTATATGTGAAAGAGGTTTGGCGCGTGAACGAAGATGGAGAAATTCGTGATACTTTTCATCAATTAACCCATGTCTTTGATATGTCGGAATCTAGCTTTTTTGAACATTATATAAAGTGGGATACGCCTATGTCAGATAGTTTTCTGACAAGTTATAAGGAAGAATATGGGCGGATGCTAAATAAAATGCCTGAAATACCTTTTTCGAATATTTGGGTAGCCAAGCAGCTGGCTCCTCGATTGCCTGAGAATTCAGTGTTACATTTGGGAATTTTGAATACATTACGATCATGGAATTTTTTTGAAATACCAGATTCTGTACTTTCATACTCCAATGTCGGTGGCTTTGGCATTGATGGTTGCCTTTCTACTTTGGTAGGTGCATCTTTGGTCCATAAAGATAAACTCTATTTTGGATTATTTGGTGATTTGGCTTTTTTCTATGACATGAATGTAGTAGGTAACCGTCATGTGGGGGCTAATTTACGAATACTTCTTATCAATAATGGAAAGGGAGTTGAATTTAGAAATTACAATCATCAAGCTGCGCAGTTTGAGGAAGCGGCAGATGCATTTATTGCTGCAGCTGGTCATTATGGTAATCAGTCTCCAGAGCTTATAAAACATTATGCTCAAGATTTAGGATATGAATACTTGTGTGCATCAACAAAGGAGGAATTTGAACAAGTTGTTTCTCGTTACTTAACTTCGGAAATTACTGATAAACCTATCTTGTTTGAGGTCTTTACGAATACAGAAGAGGAAAAAAAAGCTTTGAAAATAGTCAGGAGCATTGAAAGTGATGGCTCTATGGTCATAAAGAAAGCGTTAAAAAATGCGGTTAAGCAAACATTGGGAGAGAAAGCCATTGAGCAGGTGAGAAAAACTTTTAAAAATTGA
- a CDS encoding acyltransferase family protein, producing MMEKRIYNLDNVKVILMLLVIIGHTLLNSYGDDSIEYIRFICRCFTMPLFTFISGYLTKKEQAFWKNVKYLLYPCLLFTVVNDILQILVTPNYVFSWKQPGFAMWYLLALFIYRVLLPYLLRIKYVLLLSFLLSWLVGFIPFIGNDYSLSRIFCFLPYFLLGYFVAHENRFSIIKDAIFTKLNWRGYLVFIVLFLFWAFVIERYPGVTYATGFTNGFGLSIKGLFVRIALQVTIVITGFCVMKICPNKETFYTKYGSNTMNVYLLHALVVLPFIYLVFPSFGEATWFEKIALIIVPTICCLPLFSNIINQLMKIILCQGKVHREKIADL from the coding sequence ATGATGGAGAAAAGAATTTATAACCTTGATAATGTTAAAGTTATTTTGATGTTGTTGGTGATTATAGGACATACATTATTGAATTCTTATGGTGATGATAGTATAGAATATATTCGTTTTATTTGTAGATGTTTCACTATGCCTCTTTTTACTTTTATATCAGGTTATTTGACGAAAAAAGAACAAGCGTTTTGGAAGAATGTAAAATATCTACTGTATCCGTGTCTTTTGTTTACTGTGGTGAATGATATACTTCAGATACTGGTTACTCCAAATTATGTATTTTCTTGGAAACAACCAGGTTTTGCAATGTGGTATTTATTGGCATTGTTTATATATCGTGTACTTTTACCTTATTTATTGAGAATTAAGTATGTGCTATTACTTAGCTTCTTACTGTCTTGGCTGGTTGGCTTTATTCCATTTATTGGTAATGACTACTCTCTTTCTAGAATATTCTGTTTTTTGCCATATTTTCTTTTAGGGTATTTTGTCGCCCATGAAAATAGATTTAGTATTATTAAAGATGCAATATTTACAAAGTTAAATTGGAGAGGGTATTTGGTATTTATAGTACTTTTTCTGTTTTGGGCCTTTGTTATAGAAAGATATCCTGGTGTTACTTATGCTACAGGATTTACAAATGGATTTGGTTTGAGTATAAAAGGTTTATTTGTGCGTATTGCTTTACAGGTAACGATTGTGATAACAGGTTTCTGTGTAATGAAAATATGCCCTAATAAGGAGACTTTTTATACAAAATATGGGAGTAATACTATGAATGTTTATCTTCTGCATGCACTTGTCGTTCTTCCTTTCATTTATTTAGTATTTCCCTCATTTGGAGAAGCAACATGGTTTGAAAAAATTGCACTAATAATAGTTCCTACAATTTGTTGTTTGCCTTTATTCAGCAATATAATCAATCAGTTGATGAAAATTATCTTATGTCAAGGTAAAGTTCATAGAGAGAAGATAGCGGATTTATGA